The following DNA comes from Pristis pectinata isolate sPriPec2 chromosome 8, sPriPec2.1.pri, whole genome shotgun sequence.
TAGAAAACATACACCACTTTCAGGAGATACctttcagcaaaggcagatataatgaaaacttaccttcacctctagTAAGCCAGCACAGCTGAGgaaaagtttgaagatgacactctCAAACCCGGCACAAAGCTCAGCAGTGATCCTTTCCCTTCTGTGCGCTTCTGAGACATTACAGATAGCAGTCACTTCAAAGCATTGGAGGCATCATCAATGCTGTCTTCGTATAATCCTCCAACTTCACTGACTGGATCACTGAACCAtcgtcttctcccaggccaacatctccagcactgcGGTTTTAATTATGTTCATTCAGCTCCAATTGGCAGATCATGTTGCTCATATGCCTGACATCAGACCCTGAAACATGTACTCTACACCAAGCTCTATCAGGGTATGAAATTACCAGGAAAAgaaagtttgcaagttctccttgcAAAAGCATAacatccacacagacacatgggaatCATGGGAATAAATTTTGAACTTAAAGAATTACATTTTGATTTTATTGGAgggcagcaaaacaaaaatactcAAAGCAATCGTTTAAGgtacaaaaaaaagaatgaaagacaTTATATTTTGTAGCTTTGAAATTGACTTTGGACGATACAAGCCATTGCCCATTTTAAAATGTGGACACTGTACCAGATTATTGgtatgttatttatttttatgatAGAAGTAGCAAAGACAACTACAGCCTTTATCATTAGATATGCCCACAGTAGATGCTGATATAATTATAAATTTATTCTAACCTTCACAATTTACACAATGGGCTAGGTCATCTAATCCAATTACTAAAAATGTAGTTATAACAAAGCGGTAATTCACAAAGCTATAACtgatattttccttttcttctcaTTAATACAACCATTGTAAAAGTCACTTGTCCtaacaaaatgttgcattttaattgggagaaaaaaaatgtagtAGGACAGAATACATTAAAGAAAGCAAAGGAAGGGTGCAGTCTCACTgataacatttcacatttcaagATATATGACGGGAAAGCAGATCTACAAATTATACTATGGGCAATCATAACATGTCACACAGCCCTCTTATTCTATCCCAGCCATATTGTAACTTAAGCAAGGGATTTTTCAAAGTTGAAATTTTGCCACAGTCACATTAAACTTCTCACTCTTATTGACACCTAGAACGAGCATCAGGGTGGGCACAAAATACGTACTCTATATACTAACCTTAGAAAATTAGCAAGGCATTTCATGTCATACTGTTCAGTAGCAGAGTTGTGAAAGTGCAGACCATCTCTACTGAAGCACAGATACATGTTTGATCAGTCAATGGCAAATCAGATAGTTAATATTGCAAAGATAAAAGGTACCTCCAATGAGCCACAATACATCTGTTACAATGTCCCAATGTTGCACTTCATCTGTATGCATTGTTGAAGATGACAAAGGTCTCAGTCTAGAACCACTAATCCATAAAATACTCATTGCAATTACCTTTGGTCAATAATGGACAGGGTGCTGAAGTGAAAATATTATCCTGGAACTGGTGATTGAGCATTCATTTAGTTCAATACCACCTAAACTGCAAAATGCCATTCTTTACAAAGGAATTTATTGTAAGCAGTCATAAAACAAACAAGTGGTGCAAATCAATAAGATTTGCTGAAAAGGCAAAGAATAAAGTTACAATGACAACATGCACCAAGCCAAAAGATCAAATCTTCTGCTACATTTAGAACTCACAACACTTTGGCTGGCCTATTTTCATAAacatccacccttccacatcccatgATCTGCATTGCACAGAAGTACATGGAAACATCATCATCTCCAATTCCTTGTCTAGGGTATTATGACATCTCAGTTTAAGCATATACAGCCATTTTTACATTGTTGTTGAATCAAAGCCATGCAACCCCTCACCCAAAGGAATCGTGGGAACAGCTTGACACTCAGATTGCAGGTATCAAGATGGAAGTTCAGCATCACTCTCAGTTATGATTTGAGATGGGAATAAATGCTCACATCCCAGGAATACTTAGGGgcttaaaggggaaaaaaaaattctacattGTAGACataaaagtctgcagatgctggaatctggagcaaaaaacaatctgcagaggagctcaatccactgagttcctccaggaaatTCTGCATTGTGGTGTTCTCTGCTTTTAAGTTTTACTTCCCCAAGAAATCTGGCATATTGAATGAAATTGACCCATGAGTGATGCGTAACATGGATTTTCTCACTCCTTTTATCAGAATAGGCCCAGAAGTGAAGATTTAAAGCCCACAATGAAGCACAAAAGAACGTGGTTCCATTTTTCAGGTGTACTTGTATTGAGAGTATTGTTCAATATCCCAAATGACAAAGTTAAAAAGAAGCTGCTCCAAGGTAATTCCATGGGCTATTTGCTAATTCAAACAGATTGCTGCAGCCTATGGATTTTCATAACAGAAATTTTAGTTCTTCAAAAAATAATGCAACTTAAGTAATGAATAATTCACatgattaaaaatgtttaagGGTTACTATTACATTTCCTCATGTGATCGTAGGTACACTGGCTTGGCAAATTTCCTCAGCCTCTCTTGTATTCTAAACTTGCGTCCTTTTTTATCAGCAAGTCCCATAGGAGGTAAATGTATCTGTAAGTAAATGTGAACTAGGTTAAATCCAAATCATGATGAACCTATACTTCAAAATGTGATTCCAATTCACAAGTAGTATCTTTACAGGTTTTTGGTACCATTTTCAAAAtgtcattttaacattttccaaaACGTCTTTTTGACTGATATGCTGCATGCAAGAACAAACATTTTTGAAACTGAAGGGCAAATTCAATGCTCTTCCACGCAATCTCAATCAGTCGAGAATATTAAAGCCCCATCTTAGATCTGGAGAGCACGGTAAATATTAATGTTATGtcaattcttaattttaaatacAAGATTGATCAACAAAAATGCACTtttttctaaatatattttagaaaatttttctaaatatattttaaaatctaagTCCCCATATTGCACTCTGACTAGTCTAAACAGAAAGAGTTGGCTGCAGAGTATTTGATTACAATTCTTTTGGTAATTTTCCAACAAATATGAGCACTTAATTGTCCTTCACACAATTATATAAGCGgtaaaacaaagttaatgacaaGTGTTTCTCTGCTGGAAACTGGACTTTCTAACAAGGGTATGAAGTACACATCCTACAAATTACTACAGACCAACTATTAGGAtgaattatttttatgttttttttaaaatagtcacCTTGGCAACCCCACAACTTTGTGATAACTTATTCAAActtgtaaatgaaaaataaactgcattaTATGGAATAGCATTTTAAGGGTGTTGGTTTAATTCTTGTATATTAGGTACATGACACAATGAAATACCTTTCTACCCATACAATTATAAACGTTGACAAAGCAGTGCAAGTACAAACTAGTAGGAAGATACTGTGAGTAATATTTTGAATGCATATCTATTGATGGGGCAGTATGAAAAAAACCTATGGACTCAGCATATAGAATACTTAGATTGAACACTTCAACAAATAATCTTGAGAGTCTATTTAAATAGATTGTTTTACaaaatatccccccccccccaaaaaaacctAACAAGCAAAACTACTGcaacataacaaaataaaatctagTGACTTCAGCAGCAAATTGCAGTTAAATAGAGGATTATTACACAAATTATAAATTGACCATTTCTTCAGAAAACTGCAGCAACACTTGCTTTGTATGTGCAAAATCAATCCCAATTTCTAAAATGtgagcagtcccttgggatgaaAAATGAAAGTGTAAAATCAATCCCAATTACTATAACTTGAGCAGTCTCTCAGGGTCAATGGCAATATTTTCCCCCCACACTGGCAGTTCAAGGAAACACTTGTGTGGTTTCTTTTAAGGTGGGGTGGctattgcacaccagctaccacatggtACTGACAGAGCATGGCCTTGATCCAATGGCAAAGTGGTCCAAGATCTGCTAGACTGATGAGTTATGGAGACACATGGATAAATGTGCAGAGATCTAGACACACTAACTGCACACTCACATTGttaaaaaaacatacattaatgCCCACAGTCttccttgaactcaatccctccttTAGTCTCCTCCTAATCCTCCCTCCTCAGTCACCCTCCCATCCTGTCCTCTCACCCTCAATCCCTTAAATAAACCTAAGGATGACTGATACAGGAATTACTCATATCAGCATTCCCAGCGAGAATGAAATATCTCTATAACCAAACAAATGGCAACCAAATACCTTACATTTGGAGTTTTAGTTTTAATTGCAATTAACTTTGGAACTTAGGTCTAAACTCCTATAATTCTCCAAAAGAAGCATTGCATGGAGACTCATTCCATAATTGTCTGAATCAGAAATCCCACCAGTCATGCAAGGTGAATCACATCAAGAATTTCCAGCCATGCAAAAGGACTAGAAGTGGTTTCATTGCCTGTCAGTCCATACAAGGTCAATTGTGATATGAAATTAAGTTTCTAGACCCAATTTACACTGCATAATATTAAAAATCCAGCATTTTCCATGCAtatgtaaatataaaatattctttattaaattgttttaaatggaGTGCTTAATTGAATGGATTACCTACAAAGAGGCAtctgctgattttaaaaaaaatgtcaatagTGACTTTAAGGTAGTAAACAGTACCTCACAGGGGTGTTGTTAAACAAATACTGAGAGTCACATGACAACACATAACCAAAGGAAAGCATTTTAAGACCAGAAAATGCAGCAGAGCAATTTAGAATGGGAATGCCAGAAGCTGAAGTCTTGACAAGTGAAGGCACAGCTCCTAAGATGGTCACGTAATTAAATTTGGGGACGATTAGTCTGGAATCAAAGGAGTAGAGATTTATGGAAGGCTAACACCCCAACTCAGCATATTTACTTCAATACATTGATTTATGTAACAAACCTATTTCAGGATATAGTTATAATGTAAAGATGATAACTTACAGGTCTTGGATAAGGAATTCTATAATGTAGTCCTGTGAAAGGAATCAAAGATCAATGTTAGATGGCATGTTATCCTAAGGATTTACCATATAAATATTAATGAACTTTTATATTATTCTTCTTACCCATCTCTATCCTTGTGTGGCATTCCATTATGCAGTTTTTAATTGCTTCCACATCTGTTAACTGCAAAAGCAGTTTATTAATAGCCAATGAGAAATGACAAAGAATTTATGCTACCATAAATCTACACATTTGAACTGTAATGATAAGCTCATTTCAGGGTTAGGGAGATTTTTGACCATAACTTGCACAGAAGACTATTGGAGGTatctttgattttcaaataactttgatttaaaaattaaaagtattTAAGCAATAGATCAAAAATGGAAGCTTTTACTTAGAGATTAACCTGTGTCAAGGTTCATGACATTAAATCAAATCATTAAATGCAAACCAAACATTCATTAGGCAATGTAACCATCCAAAACTATCTTATTAATTTAAATAGGAACAGCCCTAATCAAAGTTTGCAGACATGGGGtggattattttcattttctttctaaactgctctgcagctttttgtgtgttcttTATGATCTTTCTTAAAGCCTAACTTTGTAAACTTGACTGTGTGACttattcccaaaatgctcactGCACATTTTTCAATGATTATGCTCAAGTGGCATGCCGTGCAATATTTTTTTCTATGTTATAgatgttacataaatgcaaattctcaatcaaaattaagaaaatattagaaattgtTGAACGTTTGAAATCTTCATCACCATCCCTCTCACACTTTTCCAATAAGTTATATTATAGCCTATACTAGACAGGAACAAATGGCCTTGTCAACAAAGTAAAACTtcccaaataaaacaaaattttacatTGAGCCAGATGAGATGACCAGTCTGTTTTAAGGAGTACCTTAATGAAGGACAGGGAAGTAGAGATGCAGAGCGATTTAGGAAGGAAATTTTAGAGATTATGGCAGCTAAAGGCATGGCTATAATGGTGGAAAAATGAAAATTGGTAAGTTACATGAGTGCAGAATTGGAGAAATGGGTAGTGGGGCTGAAGAGATCAAAATAAGCAAGATTGATCAATTTGAATTTACTGCATTGCCTGTCTAGACTCAATATAAGTTCACAAGCTAAGATGGCAGGAGAACAAATTAAGATATTGCCAAACTTTTGGCTAAGCAAATTTAAGAGGGTTTAAGGTATTAGACCTGCCAGTTACACACTAGATAAGATATGCTGAACATGGAGATAGGAAAGACATAGATGAGAGTATCAACAGATGAGCGGCAGAAGTAGAAACATGTGACCTAATGGAGATCAATGTGGTATGCTTGCTGATGGAGAGATTATGAACTCAGGTGGTTTGTTCAGGCTCAAACAAAAATAATTGGCAAAGACATCTGCTCTCTACCCAGCTATCCATTTTTGGTAACATGCATCAATGTAGACTTCGGCAAGTTTTCTTCTCCCAGGTCATCAACCCTACTTACCATCCATCTACTACTGGAAACTGTCttaatcaaaattttaaaatccttttgacCTTCTGTTGCCTAAGTACCCAActgtttcagttttaccaggcaACTCAAGACTCTCAGACCTGATATAATTATAATAAATGTTCtacagtcatgcagcacagaaagggtcccaccacacccatgccgatcattttccccatctacactaatcccgtttggcCACATTAGATCTGCATCCTTTCATgcattgcctattcaagtgcctgtctaaatggctcttaaaaaCATAGATATTGTAtatgattccactacctcctctgacagcaaattccatatatcaaccactctgtttaaaaactttctgctcagatctcctttaaaactccttcctcccacattaaacccatgccttctattttttttttaaatacacctacaatgggaaaaagatcacctaccccaactatgcctcttataattttatataccttgataatggtcaccccttagcctcctctgctccacagaaaacaagcccaacctatccaatctctccccataactaaagtcctccatccttttgaatctcttctgcattctctctctaGTGCAGCCATATCCTTCATATGGTGtgatgagcagaactgcacacaatactccaagtgttctAACCAGTATTTTCTAAaattacaacataacatcccaactttcttCTTCTTTGCCCAGACCTaagaaggtaagcatgccatatgccttcttcagcaccccaTCTACccatgttaccactttcaggaaactatggacttgaaccccaaggtccctctgttcatcaatattccccagtgcactgccatttactgtacatgtcccacCCCATTTGACTTCAAAAAGGTATCACCTTgaacttgttgggattaaattctatctgccagctTTCCGCCGAACTTTCCATCAGATCTACATCCTGctatagccttagacaaccttcctcgctctCCATAACATCACccacttttgtatcatctgtaaacttattaatcttacctcttacattcacatctgTTGTTAACCTATTTCACAACCAGTGCCTATCtctacagcacaccactggtcacgacCTCCAATCAAAATAGCATCCTTCCAGTACCACGGCCCagcaccaagtcaattttggatccaattaaccagctcactttgaatcccatgtgcctgaaCCTTCTAGACCAGAATCTTGCCAAATTCCTTACTAAAATCAATAAAGAATGTCCACCCCCCTGCTTTCAATGATCATTCTAGttacagtccccaggttacagaagaattccattcctgagaactgtatgCAAGCTGATTTCTCCGTACGTCAGAAACATTGTCTTCTATAGCTATCTATATCATCTCTCTCTAAATAAATTTGTTATAGttctttaattttattgaataatcaccctaacactatcctcaattaaactaatggaatatatcctgtacccagtcattaatgaatgccacaaaacattttactattaccagcttgaaaaatgcttaaaaaatatGGGAAAATTTGTGTAAAATcaaatttctgtaagtcaggtcatttgtaacccaaGTAGCCCCTCTATTTCCTCAAAATCAGCCTCAAATGAATGAGACAGCATTTGCCCTGCACatagccacactgactatccctgatcaacccctgcTTTTTCAAATATACATAAATCTATCCATtagcattttctccaataatttcgaAACCACTGACTTTGGGCTCACCTGCCTGTACTAACCCGGCTTCTCCCTGCTGCCTTCCTAAAATAAAGGAACTACTTTAACTATCCTTCAGTTTCTGGCACCTCACTgtagctaacaaagatgcaaacacCTTCGTCAGGGTTCCAcccatctcctcccttgcttcccatcaTAAGCTGGGATAGATCCCACCTGACCTGGgtatttatcaacccttatgcattccatgacatctaatacctcctccttcctaatactgacatgctccagactatccatgtacccctccctgaactagcttccacatccttctcatcCGTGAATGCAgttgagaaatatttatttaggaCCTTGCTCAtatcttctggctccacacagatTACTGCTTGGGGACCCACTCTTTTCCTGGCTATCATTTTGCTCCTGATATACtcatagaatgtcttgggattctccttaatcttacttgccctCTCTCTTCACTTTAAAGGCCAGGTGGTCAGGTGTGAATTTAGCCTCAAACAGCCATGCCCAATCTACTTGCCCCAATTCCTGCTTAACCTCATGCTAGGTTTTGTCATTCTTCATAAAGTCTACTGTCAGATTCAAAAAATGCCCTGCTGAAGCCTAGGCAACATTTTATAAACTTTACCCTCTTCAAACATTTTGGTAAACAAACCCTTAAGTTCACAAacctcatttaaaactgaaccaGTTAGTTTGTTGCTTCTCTTCATTCTTTTTGCAAACAAAAGTGGCACTTTGCATGtgtgtattaaatttcatctgccatatgTATCCAAGTAACCAAGAGCCTTTGTTCCCCAGAACTCTTGTTTTCTGAAATCATATGCCACCTTCGCAATTATGTTCTCTATGCACAAGGCTGTACCATTAACATATATTGAAAAGAGCAACAATTCCAATATGAGTCCTTGAAGAATACCACTATGTAGctctttccagtctgaaaaacagtagatgactattttctgtttttctttctctttcagccaattgtgtatccataATGTCTTTCATTAAAAACATGCACTTTTACAAATATCAATTAATCATTCCTGGATCGCTGTCTCTAATAGTTTTCCTGCCACCAATGGCAGGCTTACACTCCATCCTTCCCGTTTTAAGTAGTGTTGTAATGTTTTCAACCTGCAAGTCCTTCAGCATCACTGGCATATCCAAGAGGAATTGGAAGACTATGGCCAgcacctccacaatttctcctctcacttttctCAGTAATAAAGAATACACCTCATTCATACTGGCTGAACTTTCACCTTTGATGACTGCTAATTTTCAGTACCTTTATTTTTATCCTTTCCAATATGACTTTTATTTCTACACTGACAGCAAcatgtgaagacagatgcaaactACTCAATTAGTACCTCAGCCTTAGTCAGGAAAAGCTCCAAGGTAAAACTTTAATATGTCTCATTGACATTGTACAATGTAAATATCGCAAACAGTTGTCAAATCAATCCAGTGGTCAACTGCGACTTTCAGCATTTTACAAATAACATTAGATAAACCCAACAGTTCTTGAGGCAAAGTTTGGGAATTATCTTATGATCCAGTTATTTAAAATGTGATCTCCCTTGACCCAGACTGACAGATTACAGACAAAAGTAACACTTAATGCTAATAACTACTTAACTGATTATTTTTGGGGTCTGTGGctaaacaaaaatattcaaacattagaaagagaataaaattgattaaattaaaacattcttCTCTTCTCCACTCCTTACCATCAAGAAGGCACTAACGGCAACACAACCTACTCAAATACATCTTTGTAACATATTTTcccaataaaaataattaaatatgcaataaattaaaacattgtaacttgcatttttattttttctgaaTAACGCTTTGGCCTCCGTAACGAtgtattgtttttctttcaacgTATCATCTGATAAACCTGATAGTGACTGCCATGTTCTTGCTATTCTGAAGATTCTTCGATAAAGACCAAGCACTTCATTCCTGGTTGCTGCTGTCATctgataaaatgaaaaaaaaatctataatgaTTTAGAATATTATGCTGTTGGGTTATCTGGAATGGTAGAAAAAGGCTTGCAGCAACTATACATAGCTTTGTCGAGACGAAGGATATGCATGCTTTGAAGTAGTGCAGCAAGGGTGCACTAGATCATTCTTTGAATAATGGTGTTGAAATAAGGCCTACtaattaaaatatgtaaaattctgagaggaCTTATCTTGACAGCTGCTGGCTAGGTAGTCTAGAACTAAAGAATAGCTTCAAAAGAAAGTAGATCAATTAGgacaagatgaggagaaattttgttTATATTGGGGATTataaaactttggaattctctaacctagAGGGGTGGATAGTCAGTTGCTAAGGCTATACAAAGCTGGGAACTATAGATATTAGACTGAAGGAACCATGAAATATGTGGACTGCATAAGAAAATGTTGAGATCAAGTATCACCCGTAGTTCGAATACTGGGCACACTTGAAGGACTACTATTACTCCCAATAATGTACAGCATAGACACTAGCACAGTGAAAACGTGCCAAATGACTGGTTTCTAGGCAAATCAATTACAATACAAATTACATTCCAAGGCAATCAAACAAGTATCTCTAACTTTCCGCATGCAGTTTTGGGGAGGGAGGAAATCAAAAATGACAGATACAAAATAACTGCTAAATGCTACTACATGTaagagaatttaaaataattcatgtAATTCTTAATTATTTACCTCATTAAAAGAATCCGTACAGCCATTTGATGATTTACAAAAGGGAAGCATTCCtagaaacttttttaaaaagtgaaatttcGTAACTTGAAAAGGCTGGGCAAAGTAAATTTTGGTAATGTATTTCTGTGTACAGAGAGTGTAAGACATTTTTGCTTATGCCTGGAAAGTTGGGCTATTATTACCAAAATGCCCATAATTTGTTTCGCCCAGCCATTTTTGATTTACGAAACTTATCTTATTGAATTATTTTTGTCAGTTTTGGAATGTATGTTTTGCTCTTCTACAGAATATACAGCTCCCCAACCTCCAATTCAATTATGCTATTTGTAGCTGGTGGTTTCTAGAAATAtgcttcacatttctccacattgaaGCATAACTACATCTGTGCTGTTAACTGCCTAAATTGCTTCCAATAAAACACAAGTTCTCTTGTCATTGATCCCATTGCCTCTATGGCTTTGTTTATCCGAAGATCTTCTTCCCGGGTTCTCAACCACTACAACCTCCAATTCCAACTTGGCAACACAAAGCCTTTCCTTTACAAATTCCTACTCATTCATTATTTCCATCCTTACAGGTAACCATTCAGAGCTTCCCACATTATCTCTGCAACTATATAACACACAAATCACAGTGACAAAAAACAGTCATCTTGATTCCTTTCTCTACTTACTCATCCACTTACAGCTTTCTTAAAACTCCCAACTTCAGTCTTTGTTAATGATTAATACTTAGTGTTCTCCCATCTCGAGACCTTTTCTGTGAAAGATGCAATGAAATTGCTAGTGATTGTAACTTCTTATCCAATTTGACAGAACTAAGACCCACTCCCAGACCCTGGGACCCGTTCCAAAAAATTGCTGGATCCTGCCTCCAGTACTTCCACATCCTAGAATATTTGCCTGGTGCTCACAGGAACAAACTTAATCCAAGTAAATCAAATCACTTCTCTGACTATCTGGCAATCATATAAAGCAGATGGCTCAGATGAACAATGTTATGACAAATCTGGTAATGCAATTAATTGCACGCATCTATCAAATAAAATTGCATATAAGATGCAAATATCTAACTTGATTAAGTGCTAAATATAAATATGGAAATGTAATCGCACAATCCAATACCTTTCCTGACCTCTTTCCTTGCCAATAGGTTACATCTAACATAGTTTTAAATATAAACTGTTTACAATATCAGCTGGGCACAGAGCCACCCCCCAAAAAAGTCAATGATATTAaagcaaacacaaataatttacaaaatacaaCTTACCCAATTCTTTTATCTTCACAGCCAGAAATTAAAGTCCAAGTAATATCAGTGGGTGAGGAGAGGACTAGCTGAACAGTATAGGGATAGACAGggataaggaaaaaaaagaacattttttgaGTAGTGAGAAATTGAAAGATCTTGGTGTTCCGAGGTACTTCAGTGTCCTCTTATACAAATCATTGAAAATTCGAATGCAagcacagcaagcaattaggaaggcaatgtTTATTCCAAGAAGATTTAAGGACAAAAGCAGAGACAACTTGCTCTAATTTCATGGTACCCAGTGACACTGCACCTGGAATCTTGTGTAAAGGT
Coding sequences within:
- the lyrm1 gene encoding LYR motif containing protein 1 isoform X1, with the translated sequence MCGAHRCWPWSARGVCAVLVPEPLSSACAEGSVWARSSEQMTAATRNEVLGLYRRIFRIARTWQSLSGLSDDTLKEKQYIVTEAKALFRKNKNLTDVEAIKNCIMECHTRIEMGLHYRIPYPRPIHLPPMGLADKKGRKFRIQERLRKFAKPVYLRSHEEM
- the lyrm1 gene encoding LYR motif containing protein 1 isoform X2 yields the protein MTAATRNEVLGLYRRIFRIARTWQSLSGLSDDTLKEKQYIVTEAKALFRKNKNLTDVEAIKNCIMECHTRIEMGLHYRIPYPRPIHLPPMGLADKKGRKFRIQERLRKFAKPVYLRSHEEM